The Pleuronectes platessa chromosome 10, fPlePla1.1, whole genome shotgun sequence genome contains a region encoding:
- the irx4a gene encoding LOW QUALITY PROTEIN: iroquois-class homeodomain protein IRX-4a (The sequence of the model RefSeq protein was modified relative to this genomic sequence to represent the inferred CDS: deleted 1 base in 1 codon) — protein sequence MSYPQFGYPYSSAPQFLMTTNSLTTCCESTGRSIADSGVAASGQTPVYCPVYESRLLATARHELSSAAALGVYGSPYTGGQSYGNYVTYGTDASAFYSLGAFDTKDATASAHTGITQAAAYYPYDPTLGQYQYDRYGSMDGGTRRKNATRETTSTLKAWLQEHRKNPYPTKGEKIMLAIITKMTLTQVSTWFANARRRLKKENKMTWPPRNKGSEEKRYDDDEDGSQEEQIKSENNDDETRSRADKDLQLSDLDDFETLESESSECELKHRYLMNTHMTTTTDCPAEHLLKDTSLKLSIPVSLGGEQDLSKSCLKTSPEDFQADSRQQAKACYNQQQQILDGKPRIWSLAQTATSLNQTEYPSCMLRCQPPPSSLSPSPAATSPPAGLDNRQDSPVTTLRNWVDGVFHDPLFRHSTLNQALTNTTVSWTANTKGAMLEAERSAAVLQQHQQHQQQHQDSSKDSSAMSFPKTINKLFCS from the exons ATGTCATATCCACAATTTGGATATCCCTACTCGTCTGCTCCACAA TTTCTGATGACAACCAACTCTCTGACCACTTGCTGCGAGTCCACCGGCAGATCCATAGCCGACTCCGGAGTAGCGGCGTCCGGCCAGACACCGGTCTACTGCCCGGTGTACGAGAGCCGGCTGCTGGCCACGGCGAGGCATGAGCTCAGCTCCGCCGCCGCGCTGGGCGTGTACGGGAGCCCCTACACCGGCGGTCAAAGCTATGGGAATTACGTTACATACGGCACGGACGCCTCGGCTTTCTACTCGCTG GGAGCATTCGACACTAAAGATGCCACCGCGTCTGCGCATACGGGGATAACCCAGGCGGCAGCTTACTAC CCCTATGATCCTACCCTGGGACAGTATCAGTATGACAG ATATGGCTCCATGGACGGGGGAACGAGGAGGAAAAACGCCACGCGAGAGACGACCAGCACGCTGAAGGCCTGGCTGCAGGAGCACAGGAAGAACCCGTACCCGACTAAAGGCGAGAAGATCATGCTGGCCATCATCACCAAGATGACTCTGACGCAGGTGTCCACCTGGTTCGCCAACGCCAGGAGGAGGCTCAAGAAGGAGAACAAGATGACCTGGCCGCCCAGGAACAAGGGCTCGGAGGAGAAGAGATATGACGATGATGAGGACGGCTCTCAGGAGGAGcagataaaaagtgaaaacaatgaCGATG AGACCAGGAGTCGGGCTGATAAGGACCTGCAGCTGAGCGACCTGGACGACTTCGAAACGCTCGAGTCTGAGAGCTCCGAGTGCGAGCTGAAGCACCGATACCTCATGAACACGCACATGACCACGACGACCGACTGCCCCGCCGAGCACCTCCTCAAGGACACGTCTCTGAAACTCTCCATCCCCGTTTCTCTCGGGGGGGAGCAGGACTTGAGCAAGAGCTGTCTCAAGACGAGCCCGGAGGATTTCCAGGCGGACAGCAGGCAGCAGGCCAAGGCGTGTTataaccagcagcagcagatactGGACGGCAAACCCCGGATCTGGTCTCTGGCCCAGACCGCCACGTCCCTGAACCAGACTGAGTACCCGTCCTGCATGCTGAGGTGCCAGCCGCCGCCCTCCTCCCTCAGCCCGTCCCCCGCCGCTACCTCGCCCCCGGCCGGCCTGGACAACAGGCAGGACTCGCCGGTCACGACCCTGCGAAACTGGGTGGACGGGGTCTTTCACGACCCCTTGTTCAGGCACAGCACTTTGAACCAGGCCCTGACCAACACCACCGTCTCTTGGACCGCGAACACCAAAGGCGCCATGCTGGAGGCCGAGAGGAGCGCGGCggtgctgcagcagcaccagcagcaccagcagcagcaccaggactCCTCCAAAGACAGCAGTGCCATGAGTTTCCCCAAAACCATCAACAAACTTTTCTGCTCCTAA